ATTACCTGATCCAGCAGAATAAGTGCTAACGGTTTGATTAGGTCACAGCACTTACGGTGTTGGCGATGGCGAAGGTGAAATCGTTGGTATAGGCGAAGGTGAAGTCGTCGGTGTTGGTGACGGTTCTGGTGTCGGTGCAACTGTCGGCGTTGGTGATGGTTCTGGTGTTGGCGATGGCGAAGGTGAAATCGTTGGTGTGGGTGATGGTTCTGGTGTTGGCGAAACTGTCGGCGCGGGTGTCGGTGAAACCGTTGGTGTTGGGGACGGGGATGGTGTCGGTGAGACTGTCGGCGTTGGTGATGGCGCAGGTGAAGGTGATGGCGATGGCTCTGGCGTTGGTTCTTCACCGCTGAGAACTCTTCTAGCTTCTTGGTCGAGTCGAATCCGAGTTTCTAAGTTCGCAACTCCAGTTGTTGGCAAGTTGTAGCGTTCTTGGAACTGCTCGACTGCTGACTCTGTAAGTGATGTATAGAATTGATTTCGCGGTAATGGCGGAGTAGGCTCAACAACTAAGTTCAAACTGCCATGCAGATTTCGTATCAACTCTGCTGCGGTACTTTGTGTTTGTGGACCTGCTACACCATCAACTGCTAAGCCATATCGTTGCTGGAAGTCGCGAATTGCATTGCGTGTAGCCTCATCCGTTAAAGGTCCCTCTTCGGGAATATCGTATCCTAATCCTCGTAAAGTGACGCGAAACTCTCCTGGCGTATAGTAGTATCGTTGCTGCGCAACAGAAGTCATTTCATAACTTACTAAGCCAGCTGTCACGCCAAAAGTAACAGATGCAATCGTTGTACTCCATCTACACCACATATATTTAAACTCCTTGGTAGCTAATCAAGCATTTACTACAGTAAATAGAAAAAGCATAAAACGAGTAAAGCTTTAGGCTCAGATGCTTTGTCTCTGGTTATCTTTGTGTAATTGATTTCCCTATGTCAAGTCTCTCTAGGTAATATTAGTAATCATCAGTCAAAGTGGCCTGAGCGAGCAAGTACGAAAAAACCGAGGATTCGCATTAAATCGCTTGAATTTTTTGATGAGGAATCTTTAATTCTGTACTTCTAGCTATGACGAGTAAAAACCCTGCGAAGCACCGGCTGCATGATTGTCTCATACTATTGGTGATAAATAGCTGGGCACTTGGGAGCAGTGCCGTTACTATCTTCAAGAACACATTGACTTTTCCGTACAACTTCATACTTTTGGTAGATTCCTAATCTAGCCAATATGTACCTTTAGTAAGTCCCTCTAGATCGAAGCTTAGTCTCTCCGTACGAAAATCTCCGTCTAGTGCTTCTTCCATACGTAGGAGGGAACCACATTTTATACAGGAGATACTAACGTCATAAGCTTTTTAACGACTTTTGAGGTAAAGATTATGAAACTGGAGATTTTTGCTACCACAGCTTTATTAAGTACTGTGTGCATAGCGGCTCCGGTACGCGCAGAAAATCCCGCACACGTACGTCAATTAATTGAAACGCGTGAGTGTATGGGCTGCGATCTAGCAGGTGCTAATCTAAATGGCGCGCACTTAATTGGTGCTGATCTGCGAAATGCAAACTTAGAAGGCGCAAGCTTAATTGACGCTAACCTAGAAGGTGCAGATTTGACAGGTGCTAACTTGCAACAGGCAAACTTGTTTAAAGCTTTTGCCACTGGTGCAAGCATGAACGAAGTTAATTTAACAGGTGCTAACCTTCGTGACGCCAAACTTTATAAAGTTGATATGGATGGTGCGACAATAGCAGGGACTGATTTCAGAGGAGCCAAGCTTTATGGTGCTAATTTATTTTGATAGCTTGGTTAATCAACATTTATTGAGCTAAATTCTGTTGAATCTGTTGAATCTGTTGCGTAAAGTAAGGCTGTAGATACTGCAATTGTTGAGCGATCGCAAGTCCTTGCTCAAAGGCTGAAAGTGCTGCACTAGGATTACCGTTTTGTAAATGAATCTGCCCTATTTGGTCATAAGTATTCATCAAACCGTAGAAATTGGCAGCACGTTGGTCTGTTTCTAACAGTATTTGACTTGCTTGTAAAGCTTCATTAATCTGACCTTGA
The sequence above is a segment of the Chroogloeocystis siderophila 5.2 s.c.1 genome. Coding sequences within it:
- a CDS encoding peptidoglycan-binding domain-containing protein; this encodes MWCRWSTTIASVTFGVTAGLVSYEMTSVAQQRYYYTPGEFRVTLRGLGYDIPEEGPLTDEATRNAIRDFQQRYGLAVDGVAGPQTQSTAAELIRNLHGSLNLVVEPTPPLPRNQFYTSLTESAVEQFQERYNLPTTGVANLETRIRLDQEARRVLSGEEPTPEPSPSPSPAPSPTPTVSPTPSPSPTPTVSPTPAPTVSPTPEPSPTPTISPSPSPTPEPSPTPTVAPTPEPSPTPTTSPSPIPTISPSPSPTP
- a CDS encoding pentapeptide repeat-containing protein: MKLEIFATTALLSTVCIAAPVRAENPAHVRQLIETRECMGCDLAGANLNGAHLIGADLRNANLEGASLIDANLEGADLTGANLQQANLFKAFATGASMNEVNLTGANLRDAKLYKVDMDGATIAGTDFRGAKLYGANLF